A genomic window from Thermococcus nautili includes:
- a CDS encoding tyrosine--tRNA ligase, which translates to MDVEEKIQLIKRKPTEELLTEENLRHLFEVGIPMQHYIGFEISGYIHLGTGLMAGAKIADLQKAGIKTRIFLADWHSWINDKLGGDLETIQKVALTYFKEGMKQSIKVMGGDPDKVEFVLASEILEKGDYWQTVIDISKNVTLARMMRSITIMGRQMGESIDFAKLIYPAMQVADIFYQGVTIAHAGMDQRKAHVIAIEVAQKLRYHALEWKGEKLKPVALHHHLLLGLQEPPVWPIESEEQFKELKTQMKMSKSKPYSAVFIHDSPEEIKQKLRKAFCPAREVKYNPVLDWAEYIIFREEPTEFTIHRPAKFGGDVTYTTFEELKRDFAEGKLHPLDLKNAVAEYLIELLKPVREYFEKHPEPLELMRQVKITR; encoded by the coding sequence ATGGACGTTGAGGAAAAGATTCAGCTCATAAAGCGCAAGCCGACGGAGGAGCTCCTCACCGAGGAGAATCTTAGGCACCTCTTCGAGGTTGGAATCCCGATGCAGCACTACATCGGCTTCGAAATCAGCGGTTACATTCACCTCGGAACCGGACTCATGGCCGGAGCCAAGATAGCCGACCTCCAGAAGGCCGGGATAAAGACGAGGATTTTCTTAGCCGACTGGCACAGCTGGATAAACGACAAGCTCGGCGGTGACTTGGAGACCATTCAGAAGGTCGCCCTCACCTACTTCAAGGAGGGAATGAAGCAGAGCATCAAGGTTATGGGCGGAGACCCCGACAAGGTCGAGTTCGTTTTGGCCAGCGAGATACTTGAGAAGGGCGACTACTGGCAGACGGTGATAGACATCTCCAAGAACGTCACCCTCGCGAGGATGATGCGCTCGATAACGATAATGGGGCGCCAGATGGGCGAGTCAATAGACTTCGCCAAGCTCATCTACCCGGCGATGCAGGTGGCTGACATCTTCTACCAGGGCGTCACCATAGCCCACGCCGGAATGGACCAGAGGAAGGCCCACGTCATAGCCATCGAAGTTGCCCAGAAGCTCCGCTACCACGCCCTCGAGTGGAAGGGCGAGAAGCTCAAGCCCGTTGCGTTACACCACCACCTCCTCCTTGGCCTGCAGGAACCGCCGGTCTGGCCGATAGAGAGCGAGGAGCAGTTCAAGGAACTCAAGACCCAGATGAAGATGAGCAAGAGCAAGCCCTACTCGGCAGTTTTCATTCACGACAGCCCCGAGGAGATTAAGCAGAAGCTCAGGAAGGCATTCTGCCCGGCGAGGGAAGTTAAGTACAACCCCGTCCTTGACTGGGCCGAGTACATAATCTTCCGCGAGGAGCCGACGGAGTTCACAATCCACCGCCCGGCCAAGTTCGGTGGCGACGTCACCTACACCACCTTCGAGGAGCTCAAGAGGGACTTCGCGGAAGGGAAGCTCCATCCGCTCGACCTCAAGAACGCGGTAGCGGAATACCTCATCGAGCTCCTCAAGCCGGTTCGCGAGTACTTCGAGAAGCACCCTGAGCCCCTTGAGCTGATGAGGCAGGTCAAGATTACCCGCTGA
- a CDS encoding Lrp/AsnC family transcriptional regulator, with translation MPGIDEKDREILRTLRSNGRITLTELGKRVNLSPASVKSRLEKLERLGAVKGYSAVIDPAFLGNLVTALIFIRLKDVDPYTRSMLRELASLDNIEFLYLKTGDHNVLLKGEFRDMDELREFLKSLKKTFGVNALSIEANLVVEELKNCWLADEDASRL, from the coding sequence ATGCCAGGGATTGACGAAAAGGACAGGGAAATTCTGAGAACCCTCCGCTCAAACGGCAGGATTACGCTGACCGAGCTCGGAAAAAGGGTCAACCTCTCCCCAGCAAGTGTGAAGAGCAGGCTTGAGAAGCTCGAAAGGCTCGGCGCGGTTAAGGGCTACTCGGCGGTGATTGACCCGGCATTCCTCGGGAATCTCGTTACAGCCCTAATCTTCATCAGGCTCAAGGACGTTGACCCCTACACTAGGAGCATGCTCCGCGAGCTTGCCTCACTCGACAACATCGAGTTCCTCTACCTAAAAACCGGAGACCACAACGTACTGCTGAAGGGAGAATTCAGGGACATGGATGAGCTCAGGGAGTTCCTGAAGAGTCTGAAAAAGACCTTCGGCGTAAACGCGCTCTCAATCGAGGCGAACCTCGTCGTCGAGGAGCTCAAGAACTGCTGGCTCGCCGATGAGGACGCCTCCCGACTCTGA
- a CDS encoding DEAD/DEAH box helicase codes for MLFVIRSGRKKNELEAFFIENEPEKLSEMKNLKADRIFRLIMREGRLFKVLEGSNYRNPKEIEKLLRQARIVLVNADEWEDYFKRRLQNKRVEKAELCRLCLLEGRITVLTPGNRIKYRNEYICERCAEDELKRELRFRFNSIAMFEQAKKLLDRFRDLDKVLYAFDPRFDPTKHPEVTKWDELKAKHVKVERVKVDELPLPERFKEVLKAEGVKELLPVQSLAVKNGLLEGENLLVVSATASGKTLIGELAGVPKAMEGKKLLFLVPLVALANQKYEDFRRRYSKLGLRVAIRVGMSRIKTRDELVVVDTGIDADIIVGTYEGIDYLLRAGRKIGNVGTIVVDEIHTLDDEERGPRLDGLIARLRRLYPKAQFIGLSATVGNPEELAKELGLKLVLYDERPVDLERHIIIARNESEKWRHIANLCRAEAMRKSKQGYKGQTIVFTFSRKRTHELSAYLTSRGLRAKPYHSGLPYKQRKLTEMEFLAQRLDVVVTTAALGAGVDFPASQVIFESLAMGNKWLSVREFHQMLGRAGRPLYHEKGKVYLIVEPGRKYSAQMEGTEEEVAFKLLTAPIEPVTVEWSDELEQDNVLAHSCVFNRLDVIEEVQERCLGANQSAEKVLEKLEEFELVRLKKPLVEVTPYGRAVSMSFLLPKEAEFIRRNLREKPARWIALKLHPFENLYLSGTLQRELEGAVRGRISANVFSPSFASILEELDKVIPELSPNAAERLFTIYQEFFMCGEEDCTEYAMERVGNLIIELRRSGKHPTQIAEHFRKVYGLIVYPGDVFTWLDGIVRKLEAVERIARVFRVRRAEEEAKLLRREIEEGRIIRS; via the coding sequence ATGCTCTTCGTAATCAGGTCCGGAAGGAAGAAGAACGAGCTTGAGGCCTTCTTTATCGAGAACGAGCCAGAAAAGCTGAGCGAGATGAAGAACCTGAAGGCTGACAGGATATTCCGCCTCATAATGAGAGAGGGAAGGCTCTTCAAGGTCCTGGAGGGGAGCAACTACCGCAACCCAAAGGAGATTGAAAAGCTCCTTCGCCAGGCGAGAATCGTTCTCGTCAACGCGGACGAATGGGAGGACTACTTTAAGAGAAGGCTCCAGAACAAAAGAGTGGAAAAGGCCGAGCTGTGCCGTCTCTGCCTCCTTGAGGGCAGGATAACAGTCCTGACGCCCGGCAACAGGATAAAGTACCGCAACGAGTACATCTGCGAGCGCTGTGCGGAGGATGAGCTGAAGAGGGAGCTCAGGTTTAGGTTTAACAGCATAGCGATGTTCGAGCAGGCCAAGAAGCTCCTCGACAGGTTTAGAGACCTCGATAAGGTTTTGTATGCCTTCGACCCGCGCTTCGACCCGACGAAGCACCCGGAAGTTACCAAGTGGGACGAGCTGAAGGCCAAGCACGTCAAGGTCGAGAGGGTCAAGGTTGACGAGCTCCCGCTTCCGGAGAGGTTTAAGGAAGTTCTGAAGGCCGAGGGCGTGAAGGAGCTCCTCCCCGTTCAGAGCCTGGCCGTCAAGAACGGCCTCCTTGAAGGGGAGAACTTACTCGTCGTTTCCGCGACTGCGAGCGGTAAAACGCTAATCGGCGAATTAGCTGGAGTCCCCAAGGCGATGGAGGGCAAAAAGCTCCTCTTCCTGGTTCCGCTCGTGGCCCTGGCAAACCAGAAGTACGAGGACTTTAGGAGGAGGTACTCAAAGCTCGGTCTCCGCGTTGCCATTCGCGTTGGCATGAGCCGTATAAAGACCCGGGACGAGCTTGTGGTTGTGGATACCGGAATTGACGCCGACATCATAGTGGGAACCTACGAGGGAATAGACTACCTGTTGAGAGCAGGAAGGAAGATAGGCAACGTTGGAACGATTGTGGTAGACGAGATACACACGCTCGACGACGAGGAGCGCGGGCCAAGGCTGGACGGACTGATAGCCCGCTTGAGGAGGCTTTATCCAAAGGCCCAGTTCATAGGCCTGAGCGCTACCGTTGGAAACCCCGAGGAGCTCGCCAAGGAGCTTGGATTAAAGCTCGTCCTCTACGACGAGAGGCCGGTTGATTTGGAGAGACACATCATCATAGCGCGCAACGAGTCGGAAAAGTGGCGCCACATAGCCAACCTCTGCAGGGCGGAAGCGATGAGAAAATCCAAGCAGGGCTACAAGGGGCAGACGATAGTTTTCACCTTCTCAAGGAAGCGCACGCACGAGCTTTCGGCCTACCTCACGAGCAGGGGCCTCCGCGCGAAGCCCTACCACTCCGGTTTGCCCTACAAGCAGAGGAAGCTCACCGAGATGGAGTTTTTAGCCCAGAGGCTCGACGTCGTCGTCACGACCGCCGCGCTGGGAGCGGGCGTGGACTTTCCAGCGAGTCAGGTCATCTTCGAGAGCCTCGCCATGGGCAACAAGTGGCTCTCTGTTAGAGAGTTCCACCAGATGCTCGGGCGAGCTGGAAGGCCCCTCTACCACGAGAAGGGTAAGGTTTACCTCATAGTCGAGCCCGGGCGAAAGTATTCTGCCCAGATGGAGGGCACCGAGGAGGAGGTTGCCTTCAAGCTCCTTACCGCGCCGATAGAGCCCGTAACTGTGGAGTGGAGCGACGAGCTTGAGCAGGACAACGTTCTTGCTCATTCCTGCGTCTTCAACAGGCTTGACGTTATCGAGGAGGTTCAGGAGCGCTGCTTGGGGGCCAACCAGAGCGCCGAGAAGGTCTTGGAGAAGCTGGAGGAGTTTGAGCTCGTAAGGCTCAAAAAGCCCCTCGTCGAGGTCACGCCCTACGGAAGGGCCGTTAGCATGAGCTTTCTGCTTCCGAAGGAGGCTGAGTTCATAAGGAGGAACCTTCGGGAGAAGCCCGCAAGGTGGATTGCGCTCAAGCTTCACCCCTTCGAGAACCTGTATCTAAGCGGAACGCTCCAGCGGGAGCTTGAGGGGGCCGTGAGAGGCAGGATAAGCGCCAACGTCTTCTCGCCGAGCTTCGCCTCCATTCTCGAGGAGCTCGACAAGGTCATCCCGGAGCTTAGCCCGAACGCGGCCGAGAGGCTGTTCACGATTTATCAGGAGTTCTTCATGTGCGGTGAGGAAGACTGCACAGAATACGCGATGGAGCGCGTTGGGAACCTCATAATCGAGCTTCGCAGGAGCGGGAAGCACCCGACCCAGATAGCGGAGCACTTCAGGAAGGTTTACGGGCTGATAGTTTACCCGGGCGACGTCTTCACGTGGTTAGATGGCATCGTCAGGAAGCTTGAGGCTGTTGAGAGAATCGCGAGGGTCTTCCGCGTGAGGAGAGCGGAAGAAGAGGCAAAGCTCCTCAGAAGGGAAATAGAGGAGGGGAGAATTATCCGGAGTTAA
- a CDS encoding DUF63 family protein, translated as MGIEKALWDFFYNYFWEPMFTRSGYNAVNTFVYALLFGLGVIYSYRYIIKPLKIKVDERLFWAVTPMVVFGATVRALVDGGILPKNPLILTPGIFFTAFILIVPAIVADAKLRTYPKVTIVWGTVLALWANYVLVTHAKDWRPYELTLIHTAVSWAVVLAFYRWRPFDRLYLYPVLAHYFDIASTVVGIHFYGYREVHWIESHLVSWFGAYIYYPWITLILIVVYYALQELVQDEEERRFWYLAVYVLGLGPAIRDPAQMILQV; from the coding sequence ATGGGCATCGAGAAGGCTCTGTGGGACTTCTTCTACAACTACTTCTGGGAGCCCATGTTCACGAGGAGCGGCTACAACGCGGTCAACACCTTCGTCTACGCACTGCTCTTCGGTCTCGGAGTCATCTACTCCTACCGCTACATAATCAAGCCCCTGAAAATCAAGGTTGATGAGAGGCTGTTCTGGGCGGTAACGCCGATGGTGGTCTTTGGAGCAACGGTCAGGGCGCTCGTCGACGGGGGCATTCTGCCGAAGAACCCGCTAATCTTAACCCCTGGAATCTTCTTCACGGCGTTCATCCTCATAGTTCCGGCGATAGTTGCCGATGCAAAGCTTAGGACTTACCCAAAGGTCACCATAGTCTGGGGAACGGTTCTGGCCCTCTGGGCGAACTACGTGCTCGTCACTCACGCCAAGGACTGGCGCCCCTACGAGCTGACTTTAATCCACACCGCCGTCAGCTGGGCCGTCGTTCTCGCCTTCTACAGGTGGAGGCCCTTTGACAGGCTCTACCTCTATCCTGTCCTGGCCCACTACTTCGACATAGCCTCAACTGTGGTTGGAATCCACTTCTACGGCTACCGGGAGGTCCACTGGATTGAGAGCCATCTCGTAAGCTGGTTCGGGGCCTACATCTACTACCCCTGGATAACCCTAATCCTCATCGTGGTCTATTACGCCCTCCAGGAGCTCGTCCAGGACGAGGAGGAGAGGCGCTTCTGGTACCTGGCCGTTTACGTCCTTGGCCTCGGTCCGGCAATCCGCGACCCCGCCCAGATGATTCTTCAGGTGTGA
- a CDS encoding energy-coupling factor transporter transmembrane component T family protein, with protein sequence MIYQFYVERDSLLHSLDPRVKIIGMLIGITSLMLFNDPKVLIPLFLLILLSGRLLGRLGIGEQLRLLKPLLFIVALTVVIWPLVYKPRLTGLLLGVSFSLRLLGFGLITFQLLMTTRQRELILGFVRLGLPYELGLTLTIALRYIPTLYGIAGTIMDAQRSRGLELDRGNLLERIRKTIPILIPLIVASLKTAHELSIALESRAFGASRRRTFYQDIAMKGRDYLALGILLVCFASLLYLRFALGFGHVVIYR encoded by the coding sequence GTGATTTACCAGTTCTACGTCGAAAGGGACTCGCTCCTGCACTCGCTCGACCCCCGCGTCAAGATAATCGGTATGCTCATCGGAATAACCTCGCTGATGCTCTTCAACGACCCGAAGGTTCTCATCCCCCTGTTCCTGCTCATCCTGCTCTCGGGCAGGCTCCTCGGAAGACTGGGAATCGGGGAGCAGTTGAGGCTCCTAAAGCCCCTCCTCTTCATCGTTGCGTTAACCGTCGTAATCTGGCCGCTCGTCTACAAACCGAGGCTTACCGGCCTTCTGCTCGGCGTCTCGTTCTCGCTCCGCCTGCTCGGTTTTGGACTGATAACCTTCCAGCTCCTGATGACGACGAGGCAGAGGGAGCTGATACTCGGCTTCGTCAGGCTCGGCCTCCCCTACGAGCTTGGCCTAACCCTCACGATAGCGCTCCGCTACATCCCGACGCTCTACGGCATTGCGGGCACGATAATGGACGCCCAGAGGAGCAGAGGGCTTGAGCTCGACAGGGGAAACCTTTTGGAGAGAATTCGGAAGACGATTCCAATCCTGATTCCCCTCATCGTGGCCTCGCTCAAAACTGCCCACGAGCTCAGCATAGCCCTTGAGAGCAGGGCCTTTGGGGCGAGCAGGAGGAGGACCTTTTACCAGGACATAGCGATGAAGGGAAGGGACTATCTGGCCCTTGGAATCCTGCTGGTTTGCTTCGCGTCCCTCCTGTACCTCCGCTTTGCCCTTGGCTTCGGGCACGTCGTCATCTACCGGTGA
- a CDS encoding energy-coupling factor ABC transporter ATP-binding protein has protein sequence MIRVENLHFAYNGREVLRGIDLVFGEEILALVGPNGSGKTTLAKHLNGLLKPTRGRVLVDGMDTREHTVAELSRKVGYVFQNPEHMFFEETVFKEVAFGPKNLGLDDSEVEERVRWTLGAVGLEGFEERTPYSLSGGEKQRLAIACVLAMRPKYLILDEPTTGLDWKAERSVVETIKSLREDGHGILLITHDMDLVLELAERVVLLENGKKAFDGPVEEFFSLDLERHGLEMPELLVLAEKLGAGFVRSVEELAGRVRQ, from the coding sequence ATGATACGGGTAGAGAACCTTCACTTCGCCTACAACGGGCGGGAAGTCCTCAGGGGAATAGACCTTGTCTTTGGGGAGGAAATCCTTGCGTTAGTTGGCCCGAACGGTAGCGGGAAGACGACACTGGCCAAGCACCTCAACGGCCTTCTGAAGCCGACCAGAGGAAGGGTTCTCGTGGACGGGATGGACACGAGGGAGCACACAGTGGCGGAGCTGAGCAGAAAAGTCGGCTACGTCTTCCAGAACCCCGAGCACATGTTTTTCGAGGAGACCGTCTTCAAGGAGGTCGCCTTTGGGCCGAAGAACCTTGGACTGGATGATTCGGAAGTCGAGGAGCGGGTTCGCTGGACCCTCGGAGCGGTTGGCCTTGAGGGATTCGAGGAGAGAACACCGTACTCCCTGAGCGGTGGGGAGAAGCAGAGGTTGGCTATAGCCTGTGTGCTCGCGATGAGGCCGAAGTACCTAATCCTTGACGAGCCGACGACGGGACTCGACTGGAAGGCCGAGAGGAGCGTTGTCGAGACTATTAAATCGCTCCGTGAGGATGGTCACGGGATTCTGCTCATAACCCACGACATGGATTTGGTGCTCGAGCTCGCCGAGCGCGTGGTTCTCCTTGAGAACGGGAAGAAGGCCTTTGATGGCCCGGTTGAGGAGTTCTTCAGCCTTGACCTTGAGCGCCACGGGCTTGAGATGCCCGAACTGCTCGTCCTTGCGGAAAAACTTGGCGCCGGCTTCGTGAGAAGCGTTGAGGAGCTTGCGGGGAGGGTTAGGCAGTGA
- a CDS encoding biotin transporter BioY gives MNAREVALTGLFVALTAVSAQIQVPLGPVPFTLQVFAVILSGLLLGSRLGFTSQALYILAGAVGLPVFAGFTGGFAHLYGPTGGYLLAFPIASLMAGLFAERSERVEVWLLGSILGIGVIYLLGWLRLGLYLNGDFGKALAVGVLPFIPFDIAKAVLAVGVAKAVKRALPWL, from the coding sequence ATGAACGCGAGGGAAGTCGCTCTGACCGGTCTGTTCGTGGCGTTAACCGCTGTAAGCGCCCAGATTCAGGTTCCCCTCGGGCCCGTTCCCTTCACGCTTCAGGTCTTCGCGGTCATCCTCTCAGGCCTCTTACTCGGTTCGAGGCTCGGCTTCACAAGCCAGGCCCTCTATATCCTGGCCGGCGCCGTCGGCCTTCCAGTCTTTGCGGGCTTTACAGGCGGTTTCGCGCACCTCTACGGCCCAACCGGAGGTTACCTGCTCGCCTTCCCCATCGCCTCCCTCATGGCCGGACTCTTCGCGGAGCGCTCGGAGAGGGTAGAAGTGTGGCTCCTCGGGTCAATCCTCGGAATCGGCGTGATTTACCTCCTCGGCTGGCTTAGGCTGGGCCTCTACCTAAACGGCGACTTTGGAAAGGCCCTCGCCGTCGGAGTGCTTCCATTCATTCCCTTCGACATAGCGAAGGCGGTCCTGGCCGTTGGGGTTGCAAAGGCCGTTAAAAGGGCTCTCCCCTGGCTTTGA
- a CDS encoding molybdopterin-guanine dinucleotide biosynthesis protein MobA: protein MLGVILAFPEKRWENYTLPVNEEPIVRLTERRLLTAKRIHEVITIVRRDKLKTYSLHVSNPVPVTARNKMEALLKALPDEPFFLVEGNMPLIMPFLVNYLVGLFYENEPEALIPVWNDGSAEVFHAVYEQDALRDAIESALAEGYKSFSRVIEFLDYEPVSIEELAKRNPKVMLSFFRVRNSLDVAFAEKTIEELKARGEPF, encoded by the coding sequence ATGCTCGGCGTTATACTGGCGTTTCCAGAGAAGAGGTGGGAAAACTACACCCTACCAGTAAACGAAGAGCCCATCGTCAGGCTCACGGAGAGGAGGCTCTTAACCGCCAAAAGAATCCACGAGGTCATCACAATTGTTAGACGGGACAAGCTGAAGACTTACTCGCTCCACGTTTCAAACCCCGTGCCGGTGACCGCGAGAAACAAGATGGAGGCGCTCCTCAAAGCCCTCCCCGACGAGCCCTTCTTCCTGGTCGAGGGCAACATGCCACTGATAATGCCCTTCCTCGTGAACTATCTCGTCGGTCTCTTCTACGAGAACGAACCGGAAGCTTTAATCCCCGTCTGGAACGACGGGAGCGCCGAGGTATTTCACGCGGTCTACGAGCAGGACGCGCTGAGGGATGCGATAGAATCGGCCCTCGCGGAGGGTTACAAGAGCTTTTCAAGGGTTATCGAGTTCCTCGACTACGAGCCGGTCTCAATAGAAGAGCTGGCGAAGAGAAACCCCAAGGTTATGCTCAGCTTTTTCCGCGTCAGGAACTCCCTCGACGTCGCCTTCGCGGAGAAAACGATTGAAGAGCTCAAAGCCAGGGGAGAGCCCTTTTAA
- a CDS encoding DUF1931 family protein, with the protein MAEMIIPYPQLQKILERTCELAVIKPRAEEMMDIVEKKLSDLFEVAYENAKAERSSTIKMRHIPITKGFKNSLNLFRAVIEDEKVQIEPIRKYVLKKIPGDIPLEEDVVNELPIIAGTLFVLIGRVIKALHPEIKNVYPEHIEEAKKVLDYTL; encoded by the coding sequence ATGGCCGAGATGATAATACCCTATCCACAGCTCCAGAAGATTCTGGAGAGGACCTGTGAGCTCGCGGTCATCAAGCCGAGGGCCGAGGAGATGATGGACATCGTTGAGAAGAAGCTCAGCGACCTCTTCGAGGTTGCCTACGAGAACGCCAAGGCCGAGCGCTCGAGCACGATAAAGATGCGCCACATACCGATTACCAAGGGCTTCAAGAACAGCCTGAACCTCTTCAGGGCTGTCATCGAGGACGAGAAGGTCCAGATTGAGCCCATCAGGAAGTACGTCCTCAAGAAGATACCGGGCGACATTCCGCTCGAGGAGGACGTTGTCAACGAGCTTCCGATTATCGCGGGAACTCTCTTCGTGCTCATCGGAAGGGTCATCAAGGCTCTCCACCCGGAGATTAAGAACGTCTACCCGGAGCACATCGAGGAGGCCAAGAAGGTTCTGGACTACACACTTTAA
- a CDS encoding S9 family peptidase → MKGLAEKDLGKFKLVGNLDAFRRKVVFQVTEISVEKDDYFSRLYLYDGRKVKPFTSGKKDSNPRFSPDGKLIAFTSKRDKEGKESELYVIPTDGGEARLLAKFKYGIKNLRFTEDGKSIAVITPIDVEKKPKDDVHLIKEIPFWFNGVGWVYGKRSVVYLVDIETGRKKRVTPKNLDVSQVRFHNGKLYFIAQEDRERKPMVSDLYLLEGRKAKRLTPGEWGVSDFIPLDDGTFILKANTRERGIPTNTHIYHYNPETGEMRKLTADLDRSAYNSLNSDVRGAQRAELVFRDGWVYYVATDGPRANLFRVNLDGKVERVISGDRSVESFAIGDYIAFTAQDAVTPLELYVLRDGKEKKITDFNGWIKDYKLSKPEHFTVKASDGVEIDAWIMKPVDFEAGKKYPAILEIHGGPKTAYGYAFMHEFHVLTAKGFVVIFSNPRGSDGYGEEFADIRGQYGERDYKDLMEVVDEALKRFDFIDPERIGVTGGSYGGFMTNWIVGHTKRFKAAVTQRSISNWVSFFGTTDIGYFFAPDQIGGDPWSNTDGYWEKSPLKYAPNVETPLLIIHSMEDYRCWLPEALQFYTALKYLGKTVELALFPGENHDLSRSGKPKHRVKRLELIAGWMERWLKE, encoded by the coding sequence ATGAAAGGTCTGGCCGAGAAGGACCTCGGAAAGTTCAAGCTCGTCGGCAACCTCGACGCCTTCAGGCGGAAGGTCGTCTTCCAGGTCACCGAGATAAGCGTCGAGAAGGACGACTACTTCTCAAGGCTCTACCTCTACGATGGCAGGAAGGTTAAACCCTTCACCTCGGGAAAGAAGGACTCAAACCCGAGATTTTCGCCAGACGGGAAGCTGATAGCCTTCACTTCCAAGCGCGATAAGGAGGGCAAAGAGTCCGAGCTCTACGTTATCCCAACCGACGGCGGTGAGGCGAGGCTTTTAGCGAAGTTCAAGTACGGGATTAAAAACCTCCGCTTCACCGAGGACGGTAAGAGCATAGCCGTTATAACGCCGATAGACGTCGAGAAGAAGCCCAAAGATGACGTTCACCTTATCAAGGAGATTCCCTTCTGGTTCAACGGCGTCGGCTGGGTCTACGGGAAGAGGAGCGTTGTTTATCTGGTGGACATCGAAACCGGCAGGAAAAAGCGCGTAACGCCCAAGAACCTCGATGTCTCGCAGGTCCGCTTCCACAACGGGAAGCTCTACTTTATAGCTCAAGAAGACCGCGAGAGAAAGCCGATGGTGAGCGACCTTTACCTGCTCGAAGGCAGGAAGGCGAAGCGCCTGACCCCCGGAGAGTGGGGCGTGAGCGACTTCATTCCGCTCGACGACGGCACTTTCATTCTCAAGGCCAACACGCGCGAGCGCGGGATTCCGACGAACACGCACATCTACCACTACAACCCCGAGACGGGCGAGATGAGAAAGCTCACCGCTGACCTGGACCGCTCGGCCTACAACTCCCTTAACAGTGACGTTCGTGGGGCACAGAGGGCCGAGCTGGTCTTCAGGGACGGCTGGGTCTACTACGTCGCAACCGACGGCCCGAGGGCGAACCTCTTCAGGGTGAACCTCGATGGGAAGGTAGAGCGCGTTATCAGCGGTGATAGGAGCGTCGAGAGCTTTGCAATCGGCGACTACATAGCCTTCACCGCCCAGGACGCGGTTACTCCGCTGGAGCTCTACGTTCTCCGCGACGGCAAGGAAAAGAAAATCACGGACTTCAACGGCTGGATTAAGGACTACAAGCTCTCCAAGCCGGAGCATTTCACGGTTAAAGCCAGCGATGGAGTAGAGATAGACGCCTGGATTATGAAGCCCGTTGACTTCGAGGCCGGGAAGAAGTATCCCGCCATTCTGGAGATTCACGGCGGGCCGAAGACGGCTTACGGATACGCCTTCATGCACGAGTTCCACGTTTTGACAGCTAAAGGCTTCGTGGTAATATTCTCCAACCCGCGCGGTAGCGACGGCTACGGCGAGGAGTTCGCCGATATAAGGGGCCAGTACGGGGAGAGGGATTATAAGGACCTCATGGAGGTCGTTGATGAAGCTCTGAAGCGCTTCGACTTCATCGACCCTGAACGTATAGGCGTCACGGGCGGTTCCTACGGGGGCTTCATGACCAACTGGATAGTTGGCCACACCAAGCGCTTCAAGGCTGCGGTAACCCAGCGCTCAATCTCAAATTGGGTGAGCTTCTTCGGCACGACTGACATCGGCTACTTCTTTGCTCCAGACCAGATAGGGGGTGACCCCTGGAGCAACACCGACGGCTACTGGGAGAAGAGCCCGCTGAAGTACGCGCCGAACGTGGAAACGCCACTCCTGATAATCCACTCGATGGAGGACTACCGCTGCTGGCTCCCGGAGGCGCTGCAGTTCTACACGGCCCTCAAATACCTCGGCAAGACCGTTGAGCTCGCCCTCTTTCCGGGCGAGAATCACGACCTGAGCAGGAGCGGAAAGCCGAAGCACAGGGTTAAGAGGCTTGAGCTTATCGCCGGTTGGATGGAGAGGTGGTTGAAGGAGTGA